In Aquiflexum balticum DSM 16537, a single genomic region encodes these proteins:
- a CDS encoding cryptochrome/photolyase family protein yields MEKISLFWFRRDLRLEDNTGLYYANMQEKNVLPLFIFDRNILDELEDKKDARVSFIHTQIKNISSKLEGYGSSVLVKYGKPLEIFRGLCEEYDIQNVYTNRDYEPYARDRDEAIKNHLKDRGIQFLDFKDQVIFEKEEVVSGSGEFYKVFTPYSRVWLEKFKNTPPQLLILDKKKNNFYQTPPLPIPSLEDMGFEKTEIEIPPLEINKPLIQKYDTNRNFPSLKGTTRLGIHLRFGTISVRKLALEAADLNSTYLNELIWREFYMMILYHNPEVVHKAFKPQYDRIPWRNSEEDFQKWCEGMTGYPIVDAGMRELNATGFMHNRVRMIVASFLTKHLLIDWRWGEAYFAKKLLDFELSSNNGGWQWAAGTGTDAQPYFRVFNPQSQTEKFDKEYKYIKKWVPEYGTDSYPKPMVDHKFARERALETYKSALNT; encoded by the coding sequence ATGGAAAAAATCAGTTTATTTTGGTTCAGAAGGGACCTGAGGCTAGAAGACAATACAGGGCTGTATTATGCCAATATGCAGGAAAAAAATGTATTGCCACTCTTTATTTTTGACAGGAACATACTTGATGAACTGGAAGACAAAAAGGATGCCCGGGTATCTTTCATTCATACCCAAATAAAAAATATCAGCTCTAAGCTTGAAGGATATGGGAGTTCCGTTTTAGTCAAATACGGTAAACCTTTAGAGATTTTTCGGGGATTGTGTGAAGAATATGATATTCAGAATGTATATACCAATCGTGATTATGAACCTTATGCGCGGGATAGAGATGAGGCCATTAAAAATCATTTAAAGGACAGAGGGATTCAATTTTTGGATTTTAAAGATCAGGTTATTTTTGAAAAAGAAGAAGTGGTCAGTGGCAGCGGTGAGTTTTACAAGGTATTTACCCCTTACAGCCGTGTATGGCTGGAGAAATTTAAAAATACACCCCCTCAGTTATTAATTCTGGACAAAAAGAAAAACAATTTTTATCAAACTCCGCCCCTTCCCATTCCAAGTCTAGAGGATATGGGCTTTGAAAAGACCGAAATAGAAATCCCACCATTGGAGATTAATAAACCTCTGATACAAAAATACGATACCAACAGAAATTTCCCTTCATTAAAAGGTACTACTAGGTTGGGAATTCACTTGAGATTTGGGACAATCAGCGTTCGCAAGCTGGCCCTTGAAGCCGCAGACTTAAACAGCACTTATCTCAATGAACTGATCTGGCGGGAATTTTATATGATGATCCTTTACCATAATCCTGAAGTAGTACACAAGGCATTTAAACCTCAATATGACCGAATTCCTTGGAGAAATTCAGAAGAAGATTTTCAAAAATGGTGTGAAGGCATGACGGGATATCCTATTGTGGATGCCGGTATGAGGGAGCTGAATGCTACGGGATTTATGCACAATAGGGTAAGAATGATTGTGGCAAGTTTTCTCACAAAACACCTCTTGATTGATTGGAGATGGGGGGAAGCATATTTTGCTAAGAAATTGCTTGATTTCGAACTATCTTCGAACAATGGTGGTTGGCAGTGGGCAGCGGGAACAGGTACAGATGCCCAACCTTATTTCAGGGTTTTCAATCCTCAATCCCAAACCGAAAAATTTGACAAAGAATATAAATATATTAAAAAATGGGTTCCCGAATACGGAACAGACAGCTACCCCAAACCAATGGTTGATCATAAATTTGCCCGGGAAAGGGCATTGGAAACATATAAAAGCGCATTGAATACATGA
- a CDS encoding translocation/assembly module TamB domain-containing protein — protein sequence MLKALRVIFKLFLFLLFGIFLVAAALQIPYIQTQVSKGITGYISKNTGFQTSISKVKIRWWDAISLSDVIIYDQYDSLMVDLEEVYIDFSIGGLFDRDNPALDQIKMENGQLHLLFHENEDYLNISEFFSRINKLLPAKKDPDSKSGKFNITNIYFKKTSLDIINYKAIPVTEGFDYNNLRFKDLVADVDDFYSDGTEIGMKVNYLRGNESTSGLVFQQLKTNFTYSNTFMEFDDLFLRTNKTEIKNYLRFSYSSTESLSNFNEEVTILAELDESVLDIQDLRYFADKYPKIEDRIVLSGRIEGTVNELASDELLIRFGKRSALFGKFNIMGLPDIDNTFFEMSLMNSVLNSADLIPYISEEARREIQKFRDIRFDSDFSGYLHFFTANGNFRTGIGDVIGRLSYKSNDGQPTFRGRLETKNLDLGIILEDRERFQKVTMTGQVNGTGLQLKTALLEIDANIKSAGVNGYNYTNIQTDATYGKDLFRGKIVVNDPNLRASAEGVLDVRDGKDSIRLDVKLDTAYLMELNLLEKNVFISGNIEMDTKGVTLDDIEGIARFRDVKVSYEGRNLFVDNFFFQSLFTDDSRLISFNSDLLVAGISGNFKVDQLLSDVQNLSQEYLAILTNSGEKKSYSRTGELEPYSIDINMNFIDINPIITLLEPRMSISKNILIEGAFYQTSENAVLNFFSSIDTVFYDGNFLFNTNLDFNTSKLNFSDDVLASFYIFSKKQILNSGLTFNNLAIEAIWDESNIDFSYGQDQLETGSYVRIKNEITLYPDHTTIIFEPSELKILDKTWNFAPENNIYISKNSFLFDNIKLFNQDQFISLNGMISPDPQDVLGLEINNVNLDFFNTLSLKEFKGTADGNFGLTGFYETLGVNGQLNIKDLFINNFLIGDIEAATFFQNKLINIELNNIRQGKKVISLNGYLSRDDELALNTKLNEADLSVLEPFLSDYITQMGGTVSGDLIIEGTLKYPVVIGTGKLTGGKLLVNYLNTSYTVDGNIVFDPNEISFRELIVLDVNGNRARMRGGISHDYFSDFILDISSNLENFQALNTSSRDNETFYGTAYVTGTLNIFGAANNLDITARATSQPNTRIYIPLGTSSVQAQEDYINIIDIRDTLQVKVLQETVEKLAIRNLRMNFTFDITPDAYTEIQIDPRTGENIQGRGRGVLAMNIDTQGNFSMLGNYEITEAKYNFSLYNIIRREFIVQPGGRISWYGDPYEGEMDIRAYYQESVSLQNLQSNQSAGIEDPQMRRRWPLKVNMDLKGKILSPTITFNFDFAEFPTEGNIQTYISAFQNRIANDEQEKNRQVFSVIMMRSFSPEGQFSGVSSIATSNLSQLLSSQLNSFIAQVDQNLEVDIDLANLDQNTLETFQLRVAYTFLDGRLRVSRDGGFTDLQGNADLNSIAGDWQAEYLFTDDGRYRMRIYNRNNFNTFTSLSLARNVATYGVSVSQNLAFNSFSELWDKIRNKENEKLRINDTDDFLRYEFEEKEDWKPIPLDNLDKRVSPLDYQMDPPTKNLRKEDED from the coding sequence ATGCTGAAAGCCTTAAGGGTGATCTTCAAGTTGTTCCTTTTCCTTTTGTTTGGGATTTTCTTGGTTGCCGCCGCTCTTCAAATTCCTTATATCCAAACTCAGGTCAGTAAGGGGATAACCGGATATATTTCCAAAAACACAGGTTTTCAGACCAGCATTTCAAAAGTAAAAATAAGATGGTGGGATGCCATCAGTCTTTCAGATGTCATAATCTATGACCAATACGATAGTCTGATGGTTGATCTGGAGGAAGTGTATATAGACTTTTCCATCGGGGGACTCTTTGACAGAGACAACCCTGCCCTTGACCAAATAAAAATGGAAAACGGTCAGCTTCATTTACTTTTTCATGAAAATGAAGATTATTTGAACATATCTGAGTTTTTCAGCAGAATCAATAAACTCCTTCCCGCAAAAAAAGATCCCGACTCCAAATCAGGGAAATTTAACATCACAAATATTTATTTCAAAAAAACTTCTCTTGACATCATCAATTATAAAGCAATCCCTGTCACAGAAGGTTTTGATTATAACAATCTCAGGTTTAAGGATTTGGTGGCAGATGTGGATGATTTCTACTCCGATGGAACGGAAATAGGCATGAAAGTAAATTACCTTAGGGGAAATGAATCCACCTCAGGACTTGTTTTTCAACAGCTGAAAACAAACTTCACCTATTCCAACACATTTATGGAGTTTGACGATTTGTTTCTTCGAACCAATAAAACTGAAATCAAAAATTACCTGCGATTCAGTTATAGTTCGACCGAATCCCTTTCCAATTTCAATGAAGAAGTAACCATTCTTGCCGAGCTTGATGAATCTGTACTTGATATACAGGATCTTAGATATTTTGCAGATAAGTACCCGAAAATTGAAGATAGAATTGTTCTCAGTGGTCGCATCGAAGGGACAGTCAATGAACTTGCTTCAGATGAGTTGCTGATAAGGTTTGGCAAACGTAGTGCCTTGTTTGGGAAATTCAATATTATGGGATTGCCTGATATTGACAATACTTTTTTTGAAATGTCTTTGATGAATTCGGTACTGAACAGTGCGGATCTCATTCCATATATCAGCGAAGAGGCAAGGAGAGAAATCCAGAAATTCAGGGATATCAGATTTGATTCAGATTTTTCCGGATACCTCCATTTCTTTACTGCAAATGGCAATTTTAGAACAGGTATAGGAGATGTTATCGGTAGACTGAGTTATAAATCCAATGATGGCCAACCCACCTTTAGGGGAAGACTCGAAACTAAAAATCTTGACCTTGGAATAATTCTTGAAGACAGGGAGAGATTTCAGAAAGTGACCATGACCGGACAGGTAAATGGCACAGGTCTGCAATTGAAAACCGCGCTCTTAGAAATAGATGCCAATATCAAAAGTGCGGGAGTAAATGGATATAACTATACCAATATCCAAACAGATGCAACCTATGGAAAGGATTTGTTCAGAGGTAAAATAGTCGTCAATGACCCCAACTTAAGGGCATCTGCCGAAGGGGTGCTTGATGTCAGAGATGGTAAGGATTCTATCCGTCTGGATGTAAAATTGGACACTGCATACCTGATGGAATTAAACTTATTGGAAAAAAATGTTTTTATCAGTGGCAATATCGAAATGGATACCAAAGGGGTAACCTTGGACGACATTGAAGGTATAGCCCGCTTCAGAGATGTGAAAGTAAGCTATGAAGGAAGGAATCTTTTTGTGGACAACTTCTTTTTCCAATCTTTATTCACGGATGATTCCCGCCTCATTTCTTTTAATTCCGATTTACTGGTTGCCGGTATTTCGGGTAATTTCAAAGTAGACCAACTTCTGAGTGATGTTCAGAATCTAAGTCAGGAATATCTTGCCATCCTTACCAATTCAGGTGAAAAAAAATCTTACTCAAGAACAGGCGAACTTGAACCATACAGTATTGATATCAACATGAATTTTATTGACATCAATCCCATCATTACGCTGCTTGAACCAAGGATGTCCATCTCTAAGAACATTTTGATTGAAGGGGCTTTTTATCAAACCTCAGAAAATGCGGTACTCAATTTTTTCTCAAGTATTGATACTGTTTTTTATGATGGGAATTTTCTGTTCAACACCAATCTCGATTTCAATACCTCCAAGCTTAATTTTTCAGATGACGTGCTTGCGTCTTTCTATATTTTTTCAAAAAAACAAATTTTAAATTCCGGCCTGACATTTAATAATCTCGCCATTGAGGCTATTTGGGATGAATCCAACATAGACTTCTCTTATGGCCAGGATCAGCTTGAAACAGGAAGTTATGTGAGAATCAAAAACGAAATCACCCTGTATCCGGATCATACCACCATTATTTTTGAACCATCGGAATTAAAGATACTGGATAAAACCTGGAATTTTGCTCCTGAAAACAATATCTATATCTCCAAGAATTCATTCCTTTTTGACAATATCAAATTATTCAATCAGGATCAATTTATTTCACTGAATGGGATGATAAGTCCCGATCCACAAGATGTTCTGGGACTGGAAATCAATAATGTCAATCTGGATTTTTTCAATACACTCAGTCTGAAGGAATTTAAAGGAACCGCTGACGGGAATTTTGGGCTGACTGGATTCTATGAAACCCTTGGGGTCAACGGGCAGCTTAATATCAAGGATCTTTTTATCAATAATTTCCTGATTGGCGATATTGAAGCCGCTACTTTTTTTCAGAATAAGCTGATCAACATTGAATTGAATAATATCAGGCAAGGTAAAAAAGTGATTTCACTGAATGGTTATTTGAGCAGAGATGACGAATTGGCCCTGAATACAAAATTGAATGAAGCCGACCTTTCTGTATTGGAACCCTTCCTATCTGATTATATCACCCAGATGGGCGGAACTGTAAGTGGAGACCTGATTATCGAGGGCACTTTGAAATATCCTGTGGTTATAGGAACTGGGAAGTTGACAGGCGGCAAGTTACTGGTGAATTATCTCAATACCTCTTATACAGTTGATGGGAATATTGTGTTTGATCCTAATGAAATCAGTTTCAGAGAACTGATAGTATTGGATGTAAACGGAAACAGGGCAAGAATGCGTGGCGGAATATCGCATGATTATTTCTCGGACTTTATCCTGGATATCAGTTCAAATCTGGAAAATTTTCAGGCACTCAATACCAGCAGTAGAGACAATGAGACATTTTATGGCACTGCCTATGTCACTGGGACGCTCAATATCTTCGGTGCTGCAAACAACCTGGACATTACCGCCAGGGCAACTTCCCAACCAAACACCCGGATCTATATCCCATTGGGCACTTCGAGCGTCCAAGCTCAGGAAGATTACATCAATATTATCGATATAAGAGACACCCTACAGGTGAAGGTATTGCAGGAGACAGTGGAAAAACTTGCCATCCGCAACCTTAGGATGAATTTCACTTTTGACATTACTCCCGACGCCTATACCGAAATACAAATTGATCCTAGAACAGGTGAAAATATACAGGGTCGTGGTAGAGGGGTTTTGGCAATGAATATTGATACCCAGGGGAATTTTTCCATGTTGGGAAATTATGAAATCACCGAAGCCAAATATAATTTTTCGCTTTACAATATCATCAGAAGGGAATTCATAGTCCAACCGGGTGGAAGGATTTCCTGGTACGGAGATCCTTATGAAGGAGAGATGGATATCCGTGCCTATTATCAGGAAAGCGTTTCTTTACAAAACCTGCAATCCAATCAGTCTGCCGGGATAGAAGATCCTCAAATGAGAAGAAGATGGCCGCTTAAAGTCAATATGGACCTAAAAGGAAAAATTCTTTCTCCTACCATCACTTTCAATTTCGACTTCGCTGAATTTCCCACTGAAGGGAACATCCAAACATATATATCCGCTTTCCAAAACAGGATAGCCAATGACGAACAGGAAAAAAACAGACAGGTTTTCTCGGTCATCATGATGCGGTCTTTCTCGCCTGAGGGACAGTTCAGTGGAGTCAGCAGTATAGCTACTTCCAACCTCAGTCAGCTCCTTTCTTCCCAATTAAACAGTTTTATAGCACAAGTAGACCAGAATCTTGAAGTGGATATTGACCTTGCCAATCTGGATCAAAATACGCTCGAAACATTTCAACTCAGAGTTGCCTATACTTTTTTGGATGGCAGATTGAGAGTAAGTCGTGATGGCGGATTTACGGATTTACAGGGAAATGCGGACCTGAACAGTATTGCAGGAGACTGGCAGGCCGAATACCTCTTTACAGATGATGGCAGGTATAGGATGAGGATTTACAACCGTAATAATTTCAATACATTCACCTCTCTTTCTCTTGCAAGAAATGTGGCGACCTATGGGGTTTCTGTTTCACAAAATCTTGCCTTTAACTCCTTCAGTGAACTTTGGGACAAGATAAGAAATAAAGAGAATGAAAAACTCCGGATCAACGACACTGATGATTTTTTGAGGTATGAGTTTGAGGAAAAAGAGGATTGGAAACCAATTCCTCTGGACAATCTGGACAAAAGAGTCAGCCCATTGGATTACCAAATGGATCCACCGACAAAAAACCTGCGAAAAGAAGATGAGGATTGA
- the tsaD gene encoding tRNA (adenosine(37)-N6)-threonylcarbamoyltransferase complex transferase subunit TsaD: protein MKINILAIESSCDETSAAVISDGKILNNIIATQSVHEKYGGVVPELASRAHQLHLIPVIHEAIQSSGIDKSQLSAVAFTKGPGLMGSLLVGVSFAKSFAYALGIPLIEINHMQAHILAHFIDDPKPKFPFICLTVSGGHTQLVLVEDYLTMKVIGETMDDAVGEAFDKSAKLLGLPYPGGPLIDKYAKEGNPKAFAFPVSDMPGLNFSFSGIKTAVLYFLRDRLKEDPEFITKNLNDICASVQYTLIKMLMQKLKRAAKEYQINEIAIAGGVSANFGLRNELQLVADIERWNIYIPKFEYCTDNAAMIAMAAHFKYLNKEFSGLDVVPEARMKL from the coding sequence ATGAAGATAAATATTCTGGCCATTGAATCATCCTGTGATGAAACCTCGGCAGCGGTAATTTCTGATGGCAAAATACTTAATAATATCATCGCCACGCAATCTGTACACGAAAAATATGGCGGCGTAGTTCCTGAACTTGCATCGCGCGCGCATCAGTTGCATTTGATTCCTGTTATCCATGAGGCTATACAGTCCTCCGGTATTGATAAAAGCCAATTATCAGCTGTTGCATTTACCAAAGGACCGGGATTGATGGGATCTTTGTTGGTGGGTGTTTCTTTTGCAAAGTCATTTGCCTATGCTTTGGGCATTCCCTTGATTGAGATCAACCATATGCAGGCGCATATTCTGGCGCATTTTATTGACGATCCAAAACCTAAATTTCCATTTATATGTCTTACCGTAAGCGGCGGACATACCCAACTGGTTTTGGTGGAAGATTATCTGACCATGAAGGTTATCGGGGAGACCATGGACGATGCTGTGGGCGAAGCATTTGATAAAAGCGCCAAATTATTGGGACTTCCCTATCCCGGTGGACCATTGATCGATAAATATGCAAAGGAAGGAAATCCCAAAGCATTTGCATTTCCTGTTTCCGATATGCCTGGACTGAATTTTTCTTTCAGTGGTATAAAAACCGCGGTCCTTTATTTCCTTAGGGATAGACTTAAAGAAGATCCTGAATTTATAACTAAGAATCTAAACGATATTTGTGCGTCTGTGCAATATACCCTGATCAAGATGTTGATGCAAAAATTGAAAAGGGCTGCAAAAGAATATCAAATCAACGAAATTGCCATTGCCGGAGGTGTTTCGGCCAATTTCGGTTTGAGAAATGAACTCCAATTGGTCGCTGATATTGAGAGATGGAACATATACATTCCAAAATTTGAATACTGTACGGATAATGCAGCTATGATTGCGATGGCCGCACATTTCAAATATCTGAACAAAGAATTTTCAGGATTGGATGTAGTACCGGAGGCAAGAATGAAGTTGTGA
- the smpB gene encoding SsrA-binding protein SmpB, with the protein MAIKKNKFDKIINIRNKKASHEFEFVDTFVAGLMLTGTEIKSIREGKVSLTEAYCYFRRGELFIKQMHIAPYSMAASYNHDAVRERKLLLNKKELDKLETKFSEKGLSIIPVRIFINDKGLAKIEIALAKGKKLHDKRQDIKEKDVKRELDRMKF; encoded by the coding sequence ATGGCAATAAAAAAAAATAAATTTGATAAGATCATCAATATCCGGAACAAAAAGGCTAGCCATGAATTTGAGTTTGTGGATACTTTTGTAGCCGGATTGATGCTTACGGGAACTGAAATCAAATCTATCCGTGAAGGGAAAGTTTCCCTTACAGAAGCTTACTGTTACTTCAGAAGAGGGGAGTTATTTATCAAACAGATGCATATTGCTCCCTATTCTATGGCTGCCAGTTACAACCATGATGCTGTCAGGGAAAGAAAGCTCTTGCTAAACAAAAAAGAACTCGATAAATTGGAAACCAAGTTTTCAGAAAAAGGACTTTCCATTATTCCGGTCCGAATCTTCATTAATGATAAAGGTTTGGCAAAAATTGAGATAGCATTGGCGAAGGGTAAAAAATTGCATGATAAAAGACAGGATATCAAAGAGAAAGATGTGAAAAGAGAACTTGACAGGATGAAATTCTGA
- a CDS encoding HNH endonuclease yields the protein MDKRVLVLNLDHSPVAVVTVQKALVLTFMDKVSCLSFYEKLTIRTVDKSFRYPAVIRLNNYKNIPYKGVLLNRANLFKRDKNQCQYCGSSKHLTIDHVIPRSKGGKTNWNNLITACHRCNVVKGDKTPEQVGMRLNSEPFRPTLGFFLAGYAELHAEEWMPFLEARTVY from the coding sequence ATGGATAAACGTGTTTTGGTATTGAATTTGGACCATAGCCCGGTAGCAGTAGTTACTGTCCAAAAGGCGCTCGTTTTGACTTTTATGGATAAAGTTAGCTGTCTTAGTTTTTATGAAAAACTTACTATCAGGACAGTTGACAAAAGTTTCAGATATCCTGCAGTAATCCGTCTCAATAATTACAAAAATATTCCCTACAAAGGGGTGCTGCTCAACAGGGCCAATTTATTTAAAAGAGATAAGAATCAGTGTCAGTATTGTGGTTCAAGCAAACATCTTACTATAGATCACGTCATTCCACGCTCCAAAGGAGGAAAAACCAATTGGAACAATTTGATCACTGCCTGTCACCGTTGTAATGTCGTTAAAGGAGACAAAACCCCCGAACAAGTTGGGATGAGGCTGAATTCAGAACCCTTTAGGCCAACATTGGGTTTTTTTCTGGCAGGTTATGCCGAACTTCATGCGGAAGAGTGGATGCCATTTTTGGAAGCAAGAACAGTATACTAA
- a CDS encoding ATP-binding protein, which produces MGNKVIIGFILTAFLVIGVSLITYFSIRNLLDTVESLSKPNEKLRQLNGLMADVYLLDMSKTERTSDKDSVLEETLRSVEKRLEWLKLNSSDSSEIESFENTSLNISELMVVFAGLEETRYNVVNRNFSEEALKNIERKIKRQQELSEMKFLGKVRNKDLFPVIPSEIQLENVPSANGENRFFPRKQGEIERFLLEIERDFDEMKNLDSVSETLNSESALLDLRNLVAHMSKDEQKMQENFVQLESRLLNKNKEVFAQIQELISNMQRDLLIDYKNQNQSAYDLTYTVSIILALLVFFGLMGSLGFVYSILNEVKKADTYRKKLLEAKRHSDNLAKAKQDFLSNMSHEIRNPLHAIQGFQKELARSEISAEQKEYVEMIAFASDTLVEIVNDILDFSKLEAGKIKIENKPFDPSRLFSSIKNIFAVQAEKKKLYFKWDLDFPERKWMVGDQLRINQILSNVLSNALKFTQEGGIKVNIGLVNPQILQIIVKDSGTGMTQEVRDNIFQKFTQGDTSITRKFGGTGLGLSITKKLLDLLGGNIRVESALESGTSIFIEIPLELTDAVQASQGNQFDNAYPLKGLKILLIEDDPIGLKLVKLLLETNGAVVDAYEGGLVFKNQFRSNDFDLAIVDIQMPEVSGLEVLEILRADKNGKSFPVIAITANVFAEEKNQISNLGFDGLLLKPFDGAQIISKIKELIGVQNFNPKFDFHHDDSRNGPALYDLRSLQSFCMGDEEMLATVLQEIIQLSHADLSEIRLCLPSGNFQRIKEITHQLSSRLGQINLLVVTQIKDIEVAIKENKLFELEKEIITMIKKTEFILEKIIMDTQAAVH; this is translated from the coding sequence ATGGGAAATAAAGTCATTATTGGATTTATTCTGACAGCTTTTCTGGTAATTGGAGTCAGTCTGATTACTTACTTCAGCATCCGGAACCTATTGGATACTGTAGAAAGCCTTTCTAAACCCAACGAAAAACTACGTCAACTCAATGGTCTGATGGCTGATGTCTATCTCTTGGATATGTCCAAAACCGAAAGAACTTCAGATAAAGATTCTGTTTTGGAAGAAACTTTGAGAAGCGTGGAAAAGAGGCTTGAATGGTTAAAATTAAATTCATCCGATTCATCTGAAATAGAGAGTTTTGAAAATACCAGTCTAAATATCAGTGAATTGATGGTAGTATTTGCAGGACTTGAAGAGACGAGATATAATGTTGTCAACAGAAATTTCAGTGAAGAAGCTTTAAAAAACATAGAAAGGAAAATAAAAAGGCAGCAGGAGCTCAGTGAGATGAAGTTTCTGGGAAAAGTCAGAAATAAGGATCTATTTCCTGTTATTCCTTCTGAAATTCAACTTGAAAATGTACCCTCAGCGAATGGAGAAAACAGATTTTTTCCCAGAAAACAGGGGGAAATAGAGCGCTTTTTGTTGGAGATAGAAAGGGATTTTGATGAAATGAAAAACTTGGATTCCGTTTCTGAAACACTTAATTCTGAGTCGGCATTACTGGATCTCCGTAATTTAGTAGCCCATATGTCTAAAGATGAACAAAAAATGCAGGAGAATTTTGTTCAACTTGAAAGTCGGCTTTTGAATAAGAACAAAGAAGTTTTTGCTCAGATACAGGAGCTGATTTCAAATATGCAACGCGACCTGTTGATAGATTACAAAAATCAAAATCAGTCCGCTTATGATCTTACCTATACAGTTTCTATAATTTTGGCTCTTCTGGTCTTTTTTGGACTTATGGGTTCACTGGGTTTTGTTTACAGTATTTTGAATGAGGTCAAAAAGGCGGATACCTATAGGAAAAAACTGCTGGAAGCAAAAAGGCATTCCGATAACCTTGCAAAAGCCAAGCAGGACTTTTTGTCCAATATGAGTCATGAAATCAGGAATCCACTCCATGCTATTCAAGGTTTTCAAAAGGAACTCGCAAGATCTGAGATTTCCGCTGAGCAAAAAGAGTATGTTGAAATGATAGCTTTTGCATCGGATACCTTGGTAGAGATTGTCAATGATATTCTTGATTTCTCGAAATTGGAGGCCGGGAAAATAAAAATTGAAAATAAACCTTTTGATCCTTCCAGACTTTTTTCTTCAATAAAAAACATTTTTGCTGTACAAGCTGAAAAGAAGAAGCTTTATTTTAAGTGGGATTTAGATTTTCCTGAAAGAAAATGGATGGTGGGAGATCAGCTAAGGATCAATCAGATTTTAAGTAATGTTTTGAGCAATGCACTGAAGTTTACCCAAGAAGGCGGCATAAAAGTGAATATTGGTTTAGTGAATCCACAAATTCTCCAAATAATTGTGAAAGATTCAGGAACAGGAATGACTCAGGAAGTCCGCGACAATATTTTTCAGAAATTCACACAAGGTGATACTTCCATAACCAGGAAATTTGGTGGAACAGGATTGGGCCTTTCCATTACCAAAAAATTACTTGATTTGCTGGGGGGCAATATCAGGGTGGAGAGTGCATTGGAATCGGGAACTTCCATTTTTATCGAAATTCCGCTGGAATTGACCGATGCAGTACAAGCGTCTCAAGGAAATCAATTTGATAATGCTTATCCCCTCAAAGGCCTAAAAATACTATTGATTGAGGACGATCCAATAGGACTTAAGTTGGTCAAATTGCTTTTAGAAACAAATGGAGCGGTTGTTGATGCATACGAAGGAGGACTTGTGTTCAAAAATCAATTTCGATCAAATGATTTTGATTTGGCGATTGTTGACATTCAAATGCCGGAAGTAAGTGGATTGGAAGTTCTGGAGATTTTGCGTGCTGATAAAAATGGGAAGTCATTTCCTGTCATCGCCATAACGGCCAATGTTTTTGCTGAGGAAAAAAATCAAATTTCTAACCTTGGATTCGACGGTTTATTGTTGAAACCTTTTGATGGAGCTCAAATTATTTCCAAAATCAAAGAATTAATTGGAGTCCAAAATTTTAATCCCAAATTTGATTTTCACCATGATGATTCAAGAAATGGCCCGGCTTTGTATGATTTAAGAAGTCTTCAAAGTTTCTGCATGGGTGATGAAGAAATGCTGGCAACAGTGCTTCAGGAAATCATTCAATTGTCTCATGCGGATCTATCAGAAATCAGGTTGTGTTTACCATCCGGGAATTTTCAAAGGATCAAAGAAATCACTCATCAACTTTCCAGTCGGTTGGGACAGATCAATCTATTGGTGGTTACCCAAATCAAGGATATTGAGGTGGCCATAAAAGAGAACAAACTTTTTGAACTGGAAAAAGAAATTATTACCATGATCAAAAAAACAGAATTTATTTTGGAGAAAATAATAATGGATACACAGGCTGCAGTTCATTAA